TAAGCCCCGTGAGCACAAAAACACACAATAATAAAATAATTCGATGTTTCAATGTTTTCACTCTCCTATTCTGAAGCCGTCTGGACGTCCCCAGGGTGAATAAGGATCGCTCATGGCATCTTGTGTAACGCCATGCTGTGCTACAACGGATGACGTTTCGCTCAAGGCGGCTGCTATAGCTGCTAAATCGGGCAAATCAGGGATCGGTGGCAGTAAACTCTTTAGATTGTCATCGACAAAACGCGTCGTCACTTCGCCCCCTATAAAAGCCGGATGTGCAAGCAGCACTTGTAAGAAATCAATGTTCGTCGTGGTGCCCAGGATGACCGTCTCTTTCAGGGCGGCTTGCATACGTTGAATAGCCGCATCGCGAGACTGCGCGTAAACGATGAGCTTGGCGATCATAGGATCATAATGAATGGTGATGGCATCACCGGACTGAATGCCGCGATCCACGCGCACACCGGGGCCGCTCGGCACGACGAAGCGCGCCACAGTGCCAATCGCGGGTAAAAAGCCATTGCGCGCATCTTCTGCATAGAGACGGCACTCGATGGCATGCCCTTGCTGGCTCAGGTCATCCTGCGTGAAGGGCAGGGCTTCGCCAGCGGCGACGCGCAGTTGTAATTGCACGAGGTCCACCCCCGTGACCATCTCCGTAATAGGGTGCTCTACCTGGAGGCGCGTATTCATCTCCAGGAAGTAGAAATCACCTTCTGGCGTCACGATAAATTCTACGGTGCCCGCGTTAACGTAACCGACAGCCTGCGCTGCCGCGACAGCGGCCTGCCCCATCTGCTGGCGCATAGGTTCCGTCACGGCTGGGGAGGGCGTTTCTTCGATGATCTTCTGGTGGCGGCGCTGGGTGCTGCATTCCCGCTCAAAGAGGTGCACAGTCTGGCCGTATTGATCGGCCAGGACCTGTATTTCGATATGTCGCCCATGCTCAATGTAACGCTCCAAAAAGACGCGTGCATCCCCAAACGCTTTGGAGGCTTCATTTTGCGCCCCTGCGATGGCATCCGGCAGCGAAGCCGCATCCTGCACAATGCGGATGCCTTTTCCACCACCCCCGCCTGCCGCCTTCACCATGAGAGGGTAACCAACCTGCTCCGCTGCGGCGATAAGTTCATCAATAGTCGCGCCTTCTTGCTGGAAACCCGGGACCACAGGTACGCCAGCCTGCTGCATCAGGGCGCGCGCCTGGGTCTTCACGCCCATCTGCCGGATCGCATCCGGCGGCGGGCCTATCCAGATCAGCCCGGCATCTAGCACAGCCTGAGCAAATGCCGCATTTTCAGAGAGGAAGCCGTAGCCAGGGTGCACACTATCACACTGTACGGACCGGGCCACTGTGAGGATGGCCTCTATATTAAGGTAACTTTGTTGGGGTGCTGCCGGGCCAATGAGATGAGCCTCGTCGGCGTATTGGACGTGGAGCGCAGGGGCATCGACTTCGCTATAGATAGCCACAGTACGAATACCCAGTTCGCGGCAGGCATGGATGATACGTACCGCGATTTCGCCCCGATTAGCAATTAAACATTTTTTGAGCATCAAAAGAATCCAACATTTTTTGAGCAGCTTGATCTTCAGTGTATCGCGTTTTGTGGCCGGTTTGGTGAGAGATAGATTGGCGAGAGTCAGAAGCGATCAATTAGGGAAAAATCAGAAATGAGGGATGGATTGCAGCAGGGGCGTATTGGATGCGCCCCTGCTTTGCCTGCGAAGATTAACCCACGTAATTCGTGCCAAAAACTTCCGTCAGGAGTTCCGGCAGCAGAGAGCGATCCGGCACACGGACCGTCCCGGTCCCAAGGTTCACCACCGTGCTATAAGATGTATCCAGTGACCCCGACGAAATGTCCTCTACAGAGAGATCAGCCATTTCAAGGCCTAAGCGGATGGCATCCTGCGGCGCGAT
The Phototrophicus methaneseepsis DNA segment above includes these coding regions:
- a CDS encoding acetyl-CoA carboxylase biotin carboxylase subunit; protein product: MLKKCLIANRGEIAVRIIHACRELGIRTVAIYSEVDAPALHVQYADEAHLIGPAAPQQSYLNIEAILTVARSVQCDSVHPGYGFLSENAAFAQAVLDAGLIWIGPPPDAIRQMGVKTQARALMQQAGVPVVPGFQQEGATIDELIAAAEQVGYPLMVKAAGGGGGKGIRIVQDAASLPDAIAGAQNEASKAFGDARVFLERYIEHGRHIEIQVLADQYGQTVHLFERECSTQRRHQKIIEETPSPAVTEPMRQQMGQAAVAAAQAVGYVNAGTVEFIVTPEGDFYFLEMNTRLQVEHPITEMVTGVDLVQLQLRVAAGEALPFTQDDLSQQGHAIECRLYAEDARNGFLPAIGTVARFVVPSGPGVRVDRGIQSGDAITIHYDPMIAKLIVYAQSRDAAIQRMQAALKETVILGTTTNIDFLQVLLAHPAFIGGEVTTRFVDDNLKSLLPPIPDLPDLAAIAAALSETSSVVAQHGVTQDAMSDPYSPWGRPDGFRIGE